From a region of the Odoribacter splanchnicus DSM 20712 genome:
- the yidD gene encoding membrane protein insertion efficiency factor YidD, with product MTLIKCIISHLLLLPIRFYQYCISPLKPPTCRFVPTCSQYAIEAIRKHGPFKGLWLAIKRLLRCHPWGGSGYDPVP from the coding sequence ATGACACTTATTAAATGCATAATCAGTCACTTATTACTTTTACCGATTCGGTTTTATCAATACTGTATCTCCCCTCTAAAGCCACCCACCTGCCGTTTTGTACCCACTTGCTCCCAGTATGCGATCGAAGCTATCCGAAAACACGGACCTTTTAAGGGATTATGGCTGGCTATAAAAAGACTACTCCGCTGTCATCCCTGGGGAGGCAGCGGCTATGATCCTGTGCCTTAA
- the ade gene encoding adenine deaminase, with protein MKKIEGNIIDIYNNRIFPGTICIDHGIITDILENSNSYQNFIAPGFIDAHVHIESSMLVPEEFSKLAISKGTVAVINDPHEIANVLGIEGIRFMIENSWKAPIKIFFSVPSCVPATSFDYSGAEINSDHIEELLQNYSFVSLSEMMNISGVLQKDAEVWRKLKLAEKYNIPIDGHAPGIIGEVLKQYVSAGISTDHESVSLSEALEKISLGMKILIREGSAAKNYEALKSLINSHPYSLMFCTDDSHPGDLIHCGHIDKIVRRAIADGFDLFQVLRIASLHPIQHYHLPVGTLRIGDPADFCIFEDLKSFSVSEVYIQGELKYSSSWSMPDIKAEVSDFSNLNQFNRKLLQLSDLRKPITSDIVSIKVYDGELITDKVIFSNHDSFDNFESDLDRDILKIIYLNRYENKPPQIAFIHGIGLKKGAFASSISHDSHNIIAVGCNDQDLLIALNSIISAKGGLSVASEGEVDILSLPIAGIMTDENGEKVAMIWNKLIQILHHNGCILDSPFMTLSFMALIVIPELKIGERGLFEYSKFKFLAD; from the coding sequence ATGAAAAAAATTGAAGGTAATATTATTGATATCTATAATAACCGGATTTTTCCCGGAACAATTTGTATAGACCATGGAATAATTACCGATATTTTAGAAAATTCCAATTCTTATCAAAATTTCATAGCGCCTGGTTTTATAGATGCTCATGTACATATTGAAAGTTCGATGCTGGTGCCTGAAGAATTTTCAAAACTGGCTATTTCGAAAGGGACAGTAGCCGTTATTAATGATCCTCATGAAATAGCCAATGTTTTAGGAATAGAAGGTATTCGGTTTATGATAGAAAATAGTTGGAAAGCACCCATCAAAATTTTCTTTTCAGTGCCTTCTTGTGTTCCCGCTACTTCTTTTGATTATTCAGGAGCTGAAATAAATTCTGATCATATCGAGGAATTATTACAAAACTATTCGTTTGTTTCTCTATCGGAAATGATGAATATATCCGGAGTATTACAAAAAGATGCTGAAGTATGGCGTAAATTGAAATTAGCTGAAAAATATAATATACCGATCGATGGGCATGCTCCGGGGATAATAGGGGAAGTTTTGAAACAATATGTAAGTGCAGGCATTTCTACTGATCATGAATCTGTATCTTTATCCGAAGCTTTGGAAAAAATTTCTTTAGGAATGAAAATTCTAATTCGGGAAGGAAGTGCAGCTAAAAATTACGAGGCTTTAAAATCCTTGATAAATAGTCATCCTTATTCTTTGATGTTTTGTACAGATGATTCTCATCCCGGAGATTTGATTCATTGCGGGCACATCGATAAGATAGTTCGAAGAGCTATTGCTGATGGTTTCGATTTATTTCAGGTTTTGAGAATAGCTTCTCTTCATCCTATACAACATTATCACTTACCGGTAGGTACACTTCGGATAGGAGATCCTGCTGATTTTTGTATATTTGAAGACTTAAAATCATTTTCAGTATCGGAAGTTTACATACAGGGTGAACTTAAATATTCTAGTTCTTGGTCTATGCCGGATATTAAAGCTGAAGTTTCTGATTTTTCGAATTTGAATCAATTCAATCGGAAATTACTCCAGCTTTCCGATTTGAGAAAACCCATAACATCCGATATCGTTTCTATCAAGGTGTATGATGGGGAATTAATTACAGATAAAGTAATTTTTTCAAATCATGATTCATTCGATAATTTTGAATCTGATTTGGATAGAGATATACTCAAGATTATTTATCTGAATCGTTATGAGAATAAACCTCCTCAGATTGCTTTTATACATGGAATAGGTCTGAAAAAAGGTGCTTTTGCAAGTAGTATATCGCATGATTCCCATAATATCATTGCAGTAGGATGTAATGATCAGGATTTATTGATTGCTCTTAATTCTATTATTTCAGCAAAAGGAGGACTTTCAGTGGCATCTGAGGGAGAAGTTGACATTTTATCTTTACCTATTGCCGGTATTATGACTGATGAAAATGGTGAAAAGGTAGCTATGATTTGGAATAAATTAATTCAAATTTTGCATCATAATGGGTGTATACTCGATTCACCTTTTATGACTCTTTCTTTTATGGCTCTGATTGTGATACCTGAATTGAAAATAGGTGAAAGAGGATTGTTCGAATATAGTAAATTTAAGTTTTTAGCAGATTGA
- a CDS encoding ATP-binding protein → MNKLSISISSEISNIVKVENFVETFTDYFALPSVLYGKISLSVIEAVNNAILSGNKRQPDKMVSLVAEKTDKQFKVTVSDEGEGFDYEVIPDPTLPDNINKITGRGLYLMKTLSDELIFENGGSTVTLVFNL, encoded by the coding sequence ATGAATAAATTATCAATTTCAATTTCGTCAGAAATCAGTAATATTGTCAAAGTTGAGAATTTTGTAGAAACTTTTACTGATTATTTTGCTTTACCGTCTGTATTGTATGGTAAGATCAGCTTATCGGTTATCGAAGCGGTTAATAATGCTATTTTATCCGGAAATAAACGCCAACCGGATAAAATGGTGAGTTTAGTAGCTGAGAAAACAGATAAACAATTTAAGGTGACAGTCAGTGATGAAGGAGAGGGGTTCGATTATGAAGTTATACCGGATCCGACTTTACCGGATAATATCAATAAAATAACCGGTCGTGGGCTATATCTGATGAAAACTTTGTCCGATGAGTTAATATTTGAAAACGGAGGTTCTACGGTGACTTTGGTTTTTAATTTGTAG
- the rnpA gene encoding ribonuclease P protein component: MYSLSKAERLCSKILFEELLTSEISFVKYPFRVVLKDSSIPGEYPARIAISVSKKKFKRAVKRNRVKRLTREAYRLNKPEFYQHIIPGHTVDILFIYLDQNLPVFSKTEKAIKSVLKKIPSLLSSVS, translated from the coding sequence ATGTACTCACTCAGCAAAGCCGAACGTCTATGTAGTAAAATTCTTTTCGAAGAACTATTGACTTCTGAGATCAGCTTTGTAAAATACCCGTTCCGGGTCGTACTCAAAGATTCGTCTATACCCGGAGAATATCCTGCCAGGATAGCGATCAGCGTGAGTAAAAAGAAATTTAAAAGGGCTGTTAAACGTAACCGGGTAAAACGGCTGACCCGTGAAGCTTACCGTTTAAACAAACCCGAATTCTATCAGCATATAATCCCCGGACATACAGTAGATATTCTATTTATCTACCTCGATCAGAATCTTCCGGTTTTTTCTAAAACCGAAAAGGCCATAAAAAGTGTACTGAAGAAGATTCCATCTTTACTATCCTCTGTTTCCTGA
- a CDS encoding DUF4271 domain-containing protein — MPAGRFLPSTQLEHNKDLFGNVLFTVGFLIIFAFVRLRGKDLFYNLLNTLLKRKKAEIILNEGISSNLICYILSLCLSFSIISIGIVYIIEGNFINLFTLYLFIGLFLYHFLLLLIVRLFGWTFNAKNMADEVIVNLWTYNILSGLLISPFVIAIFFVKSFAVIPLLKIVIFGAILLMIVKIIRWIEILITHRVSILYMILYLCALEIMPLLVLYKMVE; from the coding sequence ATGCCTGCTGGTCGATTTTTACCTTCGACACAGTTGGAACACAATAAAGACCTGTTCGGAAACGTACTATTCACAGTCGGTTTCCTGATTATTTTTGCATTTGTAAGATTAAGAGGTAAAGATCTGTTTTACAATCTATTGAATACATTATTGAAAAGGAAGAAAGCTGAAATTATTTTGAATGAAGGAATATCTTCCAATCTGATCTGTTATATTCTATCCTTATGTTTGTCCTTCTCCATCATTTCTATCGGTATCGTCTATATCATCGAAGGAAATTTTATCAATTTATTTACATTATATCTTTTCATCGGCTTATTTCTTTATCATTTTCTTCTTCTCTTGATTGTCCGGTTATTCGGATGGACTTTTAACGCTAAAAATATGGCCGACGAAGTCATCGTAAATTTATGGACTTACAATATTTTGTCAGGACTTTTGATTTCACCTTTTGTAATTGCAATCTTTTTCGTGAAATCTTTTGCTGTTATTCCTCTATTAAAGATAGTTATATTCGGTGCAATTTTACTTATGATTGTTAAAATTATAAGATGGATTGAAATATTAATCACGCATAGGGTTTCAATTTTGTATATGATTTTGTACCTTTGTGCCCTCGAAATCATGCCACTTCTTGTGCTTTACAAGATGGTAGAATAA
- the ybeY gene encoding rRNA maturation RNase YbeY: MKEILFYREGKADYPSFFSDKLICKWIEVIAGHYNKSVGAINFIFCDDDYILAVNRQYLKHDYYTDVITFDYCEGDILSGDVFISLDTVKSNSEMFSTFFENEFCRVICHSVLHLIGFKDKTDVDSKEMRKNENICLDLLKTL, from the coding sequence ATGAAAGAAATTTTGTTTTATAGAGAAGGAAAAGCAGACTATCCTTCTTTTTTTTCTGATAAGCTGATATGTAAATGGATCGAGGTGATTGCCGGACATTATAATAAATCGGTAGGTGCTATCAATTTTATTTTTTGTGACGATGATTATATACTTGCTGTAAATCGTCAATATTTGAAACACGATTATTATACTGATGTTATTACTTTCGACTATTGCGAAGGAGATATACTTTCGGGCGATGTATTCATTAGTTTGGATACAGTGAAATCGAATTCCGAAATGTTTTCTACTTTTTTTGAAAATGAGTTCTGTAGGGTGATTTGTCATTCAGTTCTTCATTTAATCGGATTTAAAGATAAAACGGATGTCGATAGTAAGGAAATGCGTAAAAATGAAAATATTTGCTTAGATCTTCTTAAAACGCTTTAA
- the uvrC gene encoding excinuclease ABC subunit UvrC, translating to MALYDDHLKKKISELPSSPGVYQYFDSSGVIIYIGKAKNLKNRVLSYLNQSNQSNKTRILVNKITDLRYIVVNSEQDALLLENNLIKKYKPRYNILLKDDKSYPWICIKKEPYPRVFLTRRFVHDGSEYFGPYTSGKFAHVLISLIKSLFKLRTCKLALNTKAVYNNRFKVCLEYHIGNCLGPCIGKIQEEEYDEFISQVRNILKGNLSSVIQVMTRKMNSYAESLHFEEANRMKEALEAIKNYQSKSTIVRTTIHDTDVFSYLEDEKYAYVNFLRIVHGAVIQVHTVELEKKIEEDKEALLAFAIYEIRQLVNSNSKEIIVPFYPDVQLEGVQYVIPQRGDKKQLLDLSERNVSYFRLDRERQRNLKKEDSSFNILKTIKLELKLPTLPHRMECFDNSNIQGTNPVASCVVFIDGKPAKKEYRKFHVKTVVGADDFASMEEIIFRRYKRVLDEGLELPDLIVIDGGKGQLHSAVNSLKKLDLYGKVPILGLAKQMEEIYFPEDKDPYLLAKNSMALKTLMHIRDEAHRFGITFHRKLREKSQINSILGDIKGIGEATETILLHEFKSVSNIKQKSIEELAKVIGKKKAQLIHEYFHQETE from the coding sequence ATGGCTTTATATGATGACCATTTGAAAAAAAAGATTAGTGAATTACCTTCTTCACCTGGAGTATATCAATATTTCGATTCTTCTGGAGTAATTATATATATTGGAAAGGCTAAAAATTTAAAAAATAGGGTATTATCTTATTTAAATCAAAGTAATCAGTCAAATAAAACCCGGATTTTGGTCAATAAAATCACGGATTTACGGTATATTGTTGTAAATAGTGAGCAAGATGCATTACTTTTAGAAAATAATCTGATCAAAAAATATAAGCCGCGTTATAATATTTTATTGAAAGACGATAAATCTTATCCCTGGATTTGTATTAAGAAAGAACCTTATCCCCGGGTGTTTCTTACCCGCCGTTTTGTACACGACGGATCGGAATATTTCGGTCCTTATACTTCGGGAAAATTTGCCCATGTACTGATTTCTTTAATTAAATCTTTATTCAAATTACGGACTTGTAAGCTTGCATTAAATACGAAGGCTGTCTATAACAACCGTTTTAAAGTTTGTTTGGAATATCATATCGGTAATTGTCTCGGGCCTTGTATTGGTAAAATACAGGAAGAAGAATACGATGAATTTATCAGCCAGGTGAGGAATATTTTGAAAGGTAATTTGTCTTCTGTCATTCAGGTTATGACCAGGAAGATGAATTCGTATGCGGAATCACTGCATTTTGAGGAGGCCAATCGAATGAAAGAAGCACTTGAAGCCATTAAAAATTATCAATCTAAATCGACTATTGTCCGTACTACGATTCACGATACAGATGTTTTTTCTTATTTGGAAGATGAGAAATATGCTTATGTTAATTTTTTGAGAATTGTTCATGGTGCTGTTATACAAGTACATACAGTTGAATTAGAAAAGAAGATCGAAGAAGATAAGGAAGCTTTGCTTGCTTTCGCTATCTATGAGATCCGCCAATTGGTGAATAGTAATTCGAAAGAAATTATTGTTCCTTTTTATCCGGATGTTCAATTGGAAGGAGTGCAATATGTGATACCTCAACGAGGTGACAAGAAACAATTATTGGATTTGTCCGAAAGAAATGTATCCTATTTTAGATTGGATAGAGAACGGCAGAGGAATCTAAAGAAAGAAGATTCGAGTTTTAATATATTGAAAACCATTAAGTTAGAACTAAAACTGCCTACATTACCACATCGTATGGAGTGTTTCGATAATTCGAATATTCAAGGGACTAATCCGGTGGCTTCCTGTGTAGTTTTTATCGATGGTAAACCGGCTAAAAAAGAATATCGAAAGTTCCACGTGAAAACAGTCGTCGGGGCGGACGATTTTGCTTCTATGGAAGAAATTATTTTCCGGAGATATAAAAGAGTATTGGATGAAGGTCTGGAATTACCGGATCTGATCGTGATCGATGGAGGAAAAGGACAGTTACATTCGGCTGTAAATAGTTTGAAAAAATTAGATCTATATGGGAAAGTACCGATTTTAGGATTGGCAAAACAAATGGAAGAAATTTATTTTCCTGAAGATAAGGATCCTTATCTGTTGGCTAAAAATTCGATGGCTTTAAAAACGTTGATGCATATCCGGGACGAAGCCCATCGATTTGGTATTACATTTCATCGTAAATTGAGAGAAAAATCACAGATTAACAGTATATTAGGTGATATTAAGGGTATCGGAGAAGCAACTGAAACTATATTATTGCATGAGTTTAAGTCAGTTAGTAATATCAAACAAAAGTCTATTGAAGAACTGGCTAAGGTGATCGGGAAGAAGAAAGCACAACTTATTCATGAGTATTTTCATCAAGAAACCGAATAA
- a CDS encoding S41 family peptidase, which translates to MKTKRILLVGIAFISITLGLTALRNDDKSFEISKQLNIYATLFRDVNMFYVDEVNPGDLVTTGIKAMLKSLDPYTVYYPESEMEDVKLMTTGEYAGIGSVISKKGDQVIIREPYKDSPADKAGLLPGDIILAIDGISVKGKNTEEVSTLLKGQPGKEITIKVQREFETKPLEKKAIREKIQLPSVPYSGMVNDTTGYIYLTSFTDKSAADVRSAIISLKNKGASSLILDLRGNSGGLLDQAVEIVNFFVPKNSKIVDTKGKVKQWDKEYTAKNNPIVPDMPLVVLIDRGSASASEIVSGALQDLDRAVLIGERSYGKGLVQTVRDLAYNTKLKVTTAKYYIPSGRCIQALDYSHRNPDGSVGKVPDSLISEFKTQSGRKVYDGGGISPDIKITPEDYARITQELVLQDLTFDFINSYALRHPNIAPINEFKITDEIYNEFKTYLKEKKFSYETESQQILNKLIEAAKAEKYYDTAKEQIAALENDFTHSIDRDMDLFKDEITSFLTEQFIQRYYYLQGVIEYKVQHDQEVAKAVEVLNDKEVYRNTLKPVK; encoded by the coding sequence ATGAAAACAAAAAGAATTCTACTTGTTGGCATAGCATTCATCTCGATCACTCTCGGATTGACCGCACTGAGAAACGATGATAAAAGCTTTGAAATCAGTAAGCAGCTGAATATTTATGCCACTCTGTTCAGAGACGTAAATATGTTTTATGTCGATGAAGTCAATCCCGGTGACCTGGTCACTACAGGAATAAAAGCCATGTTAAAATCTTTGGATCCATATACTGTTTATTATCCGGAATCCGAAATGGAAGATGTAAAACTGATGACTACCGGAGAATATGCCGGTATCGGTTCCGTCATCAGTAAAAAAGGAGATCAGGTCATTATCCGGGAGCCTTATAAAGATTCTCCTGCAGATAAAGCCGGATTACTTCCCGGAGATATCATCCTGGCTATCGACGGAATTTCGGTGAAAGGTAAAAATACGGAAGAGGTAAGTACTTTATTAAAAGGACAACCGGGAAAAGAAATCACCATAAAAGTTCAGCGTGAATTTGAGACTAAACCACTAGAAAAGAAAGCTATACGAGAAAAAATCCAACTACCGAGCGTCCCTTATTCCGGTATGGTTAACGATACGACCGGATATATCTATCTAACCAGTTTTACCGATAAATCTGCTGCAGATGTCCGTTCGGCAATTATCTCACTAAAGAACAAAGGAGCCTCTTCTTTAATTCTGGACCTAAGAGGAAATTCAGGAGGTCTTCTGGATCAAGCCGTTGAAATAGTGAATTTCTTCGTTCCGAAAAATTCCAAAATAGTCGACACCAAAGGGAAAGTAAAACAATGGGATAAAGAATATACAGCCAAAAATAATCCCATCGTACCCGATATGCCTTTAGTAGTATTGATCGACCGGGGTTCAGCATCGGCCTCTGAAATCGTATCGGGTGCTCTTCAGGATCTCGATAGAGCTGTTCTAATAGGTGAACGTTCCTACGGAAAGGGATTGGTTCAAACAGTCCGCGATCTGGCCTACAATACGAAATTAAAAGTTACCACCGCAAAATATTATATTCCTAGCGGAAGGTGTATTCAGGCCTTGGATTATTCCCACCGGAACCCTGACGGAAGTGTCGGAAAAGTGCCCGATTCTTTGATTTCAGAATTTAAAACCCAATCCGGAAGAAAAGTGTATGACGGTGGCGGAATCAGTCCGGATATTAAAATTACTCCGGAAGATTATGCAAGAATCACTCAAGAACTTGTTTTACAAGATCTAACATTTGATTTTATCAATAGTTATGCCCTTCGGCACCCCAATATTGCCCCTATCAATGAATTTAAAATTACAGATGAAATATACAACGAATTCAAAACCTATCTGAAAGAAAAGAAATTCAGTTATGAAACCGAATCACAACAGATATTGAATAAATTGATCGAAGCAGCCAAAGCCGAAAAGTATTATGACACCGCCAAAGAACAAATTGCCGCTTTGGAAAATGATTTCACCCATTCTATCGACCGCGATATGGACCTCTTTAAAGATGAGATCACTTCGTTTTTAACAGAACAATTCATTCAACGTTACTATTATCTGCAAGGGGTAATAGAATATAAAGTCCAGCATGATCAAGAAGTAGCTAAAGCGGTTGAAGTATTAAACGATAAAGAAGTATATCGAAATACCCTGAAACCTGTCAAATAA
- the mnmG gene encoding tRNA uridine-5-carboxymethylaminomethyl(34) synthesis enzyme MnmG: MANLLPDYDVIVVGAGHAGCEAACAAAHLGSHTLLITLDMNKIAQMSCNPAIGGIAKGQIVREIDALGGLTGIVTDQSSIQFRMLNRSKGPAMWSPRSQCDRMKFSANWRYQLEHTDGLDMWQDDVVELVVKDGQVYGVKTALGVVFNAKRVILTNGTFLNGLMHIGRVSFEGGRISEPASHGLTAQLCSLGFETGRMKTGTPVRIDGKSIDFSKLTEQGGDNDFHCFSYLHYDYRNTLIQRPCYMAYTNEAVHHALRQGFTDSPLFNGTIQSVGPRYCPSIETKLNTFADRTSHHLFLEPEGETTTEFYLNGFSSSLPWDVQLTGLRLIEGFENVRIFRPGYAIEYDYFPPTQLYHTLETKLIQGLYFAGQINGTTGYEEAAAQGLMAGINAHLSLHSSVEFVLNRDEAYIGVLIDDLVTKGVDEPYRMFTSRAEYRILLRQDDADMRLTPKGFQIGLVTNNRHKIYLDKIEKRDLLIDFIKNFSVKPDEINSFLLSLNTAPIRQGMKLVDILSRPQVGLLALIDVLPSLNNFIGEFVLRDEIIEAAEISIKYSGYIERERMLADKLSRLENLVIAGKFNYEELTNLSIEARQKLSKIQPRTIGQASRISGVSPADINVLLILMGR, encoded by the coding sequence ATGGCAAATCTTTTACCGGATTATGATGTAATTGTTGTCGGCGCCGGACATGCGGGTTGTGAAGCTGCCTGTGCAGCAGCTCATTTAGGATCTCATACCTTATTGATCACCCTGGATATGAATAAGATAGCTCAGATGTCTTGTAATCCAGCGATAGGAGGTATTGCTAAAGGTCAGATAGTGAGAGAAATAGATGCTTTGGGAGGTTTGACCGGTATAGTGACTGATCAGAGCTCGATTCAATTCAGAATGCTGAATCGTTCGAAAGGTCCTGCTATGTGGAGTCCTCGTTCACAATGCGACCGGATGAAATTTTCTGCTAATTGGAGGTATCAGCTCGAGCATACGGATGGTTTGGATATGTGGCAGGATGATGTAGTAGAGTTGGTAGTGAAAGATGGGCAGGTTTACGGGGTTAAGACAGCCTTGGGGGTCGTTTTTAATGCGAAACGGGTGATTTTAACCAACGGAACTTTTTTAAACGGCCTAATGCATATAGGTCGGGTAAGTTTCGAAGGAGGCCGTATTTCCGAGCCGGCTTCTCACGGTTTAACAGCTCAATTGTGTAGCTTGGGATTCGAAACGGGGCGGATGAAGACCGGTACTCCTGTCCGTATAGACGGAAAAAGTATCGATTTTTCTAAATTGACCGAACAAGGCGGGGATAATGATTTTCATTGTTTTTCTTATTTGCATTATGATTATAGGAATACTCTGATCCAAAGGCCTTGTTATATGGCTTATACTAACGAAGCTGTACATCATGCTTTGAGGCAGGGGTTTACCGATAGTCCTTTATTCAACGGCACTATACAGAGCGTTGGTCCTCGTTATTGTCCCAGCATAGAGACTAAATTGAATACTTTTGCCGATAGGACCAGTCATCATTTATTTTTGGAACCGGAGGGAGAAACTACTACAGAGTTTTATTTAAACGGTTTTTCTTCTTCATTGCCCTGGGATGTACAATTGACCGGTTTGCGTTTGATTGAAGGTTTCGAGAATGTAAGAATTTTCCGGCCGGGTTATGCGATAGAATATGATTATTTTCCTCCTACACAGCTTTATCATACTTTAGAGACTAAATTGATTCAAGGACTTTATTTTGCCGGTCAGATCAATGGAACGACAGGTTATGAGGAAGCAGCAGCACAAGGATTGATGGCCGGGATCAATGCCCATTTATCTTTACATTCTTCAGTTGAATTTGTATTGAATCGGGATGAAGCATATATTGGGGTACTCATAGACGATTTAGTGACGAAAGGAGTGGATGAACCTTATCGTATGTTTACTTCCCGGGCAGAATATCGTATTTTATTGAGACAAGATGATGCAGATATGCGTTTGACACCTAAGGGATTTCAGATTGGTTTAGTTACTAATAATAGACATAAGATATATTTGGATAAAATAGAGAAGAGAGATTTGTTAATTGATTTTATTAAGAATTTTAGTGTTAAACCTGATGAAATCAATTCTTTTCTACTTTCATTGAATACAGCACCTATCCGACAAGGAATGAAGTTGGTGGATATTCTTAGTCGTCCTCAAGTGGGATTATTGGCTTTGATCGATGTTTTACCTTCGTTGAATAATTTTATCGGGGAATTTGTTTTGCGTGATGAAATCATTGAAGCTGCTGAAATTTCTATAAAATATTCGGGATATATCGAGCGGGAACGAATGTTAGCCGATAAATTATCCCGTTTAGAGAATCTAGTCATTGCTGGAAAATTTAATTACGAAGAACTCACGAATTTGTCTATTGAAGCTCGTCAAAAATTGTCAAAGATTCAACCTAGAACAATAGGTCAGGCTTCTCGTATAAGTGGTGTGTCGCCAGCTGATATTAATGTTCTTTTGATATTGATGGGACGGTAA
- a CDS encoding uroporphyrinogen-III synthase, translated as MKIKKILVSQPQPTTEKSPYSELAEKYGLKLEFRPFIKVEGVTAKEFRQERINILDHTAIIFTSRTAIDHFFRICGELRITVPDTMKYFCISEATAFYLQKYIVYRKRKIFYGDKKVDDMTKILLKHKTENFLVPLSDIHKENIPGLLDQLNLKYTKAILYKTVSSDLSDIKNLKEYDIIAFYTPSGIKSLFQNFPDFVQDTTVIAAFGPATAVAVEEAGLRLDIKAPTPQCPSMTMAIEEFIKRYNKENKTK; from the coding sequence TTGAAGATAAAAAAGATACTCGTATCGCAACCGCAACCAACTACAGAAAAATCTCCCTATTCTGAACTAGCGGAAAAATACGGTTTAAAACTGGAATTTCGTCCTTTTATTAAGGTTGAAGGAGTTACAGCTAAAGAATTCAGACAGGAACGGATCAATATTCTTGATCACACTGCTATTATTTTTACCAGCCGTACAGCTATAGATCACTTTTTCAGAATCTGCGGAGAGTTAAGAATAACGGTACCGGACACGATGAAATATTTTTGTATTTCGGAAGCAACGGCTTTTTATTTACAAAAATACATCGTCTACCGTAAAAGAAAAATTTTCTATGGGGATAAGAAAGTGGATGATATGACTAAAATTTTACTGAAACATAAAACAGAAAATTTTCTTGTACCTCTTTCCGATATTCACAAAGAAAATATTCCCGGATTACTGGATCAGTTGAATCTGAAATACACGAAAGCTATTCTTTATAAAACGGTTTCCAGCGATCTGAGCGATATCAAAAATTTGAAAGAATACGATATCATAGCTTTTTATACCCCATCCGGTATAAAATCTTTATTCCAGAATTTCCCGGACTTCGTTCAGGATACCACAGTTATAGCAGCTTTCGGACCTGCAACTGCAGTTGCAGTCGAAGAAGCAGGATTACGGCTGGATATAAAAGCTCCGACACCCCAATGTCCTTCCATGACAATGGCTATCGAAGAGTTTATAAAGCGTTATAACAAAGAAAACAAAACAAAATAA